TGTGGAAGCATCGTGCTCAAATCCGCCTTTTCTGTTGGCATCACAACCAGCTACCCAGAAGAAAGACTACCTATTATATTTAACAAGGTCCTCTTCAACGAGGGAGAGCACTACAACCCTGCCACAGGGAAGTTCATCTGTGCTTTCCCAGGGATCTATTACTTTTCTTATGATATCACATTGGCTAATAAGCATCTGGCAATCGGACTGGTACACAATGGGCAGTACCGGATAAAGACCTTCGACGCCAACACAGGAAACCATGATGTGGCTTCGGGGTCCACAGTCATCTATCTGCAGCCAGAAGATGAAGTCTGGCTGGAGATCTTCTTCACAGACCAGAATGGCCTCTTCTCAGACCCAGGTTGGGCAGACAGCTTATTCTCCGGGTTTCTCTTATACGTTGACACAGATTACCTAGATTCCATATCAGAAGATGATGAATTGTGATCAGGACCAAGATCCCTGTGGTAAACACTCTGATTGAATCTGGGGTTCCAGAAGGTGGAACAAGCAGGAATGGGATCCAAAGAGACTCCCACTCAGATTCTAAAGCATTTAAAGACAATTCTAGCAGAATTTATCAAAACAAGATGaaacacagaaaagttgaaaCCACAACAAAATGAATTCTATTAAAGAATAGACCCAGATATAAATTCTCTTGAAAGCaatgttcataaatatttaagCAAATTAAAGACAATGTTAACAAATTTTCTATTAAACGCCCTGAGTGATAAAACCAGTTGGCAATAATATTGCCTTATTaaatcttcaaaaaatatattttagtctgttatttaagaaaaacataacaTCCCAAAATCTTTGACAATTCTCGAAAGACTATATAGTAAGTCAAAAACCAAAGGTAAGAGATGCTAACTATTTTTCAAGCAAGCtacagagaaatgataaatgttttttgttttattatttattccttcatGTTTGTATATATTCACTCAACAACCCTTTAATGAGCCTGTAAGGACCAGACACTGTGGCGCTGAATCAGATTTAATAATGAGTTAAGACAAAGCCCCTACCTATGGGCTAGTGTGTGGTGATCAAACTATCACAATTCAGTGTGATGAGCAGCATAGCAAACAGATGGATTTGAAGCTAAAAGCACACAGGGTCTGCTATTCCTGAGGCTGGAGGCCAGAGAAGCTTTTACACATGGAAAAACACTAATCATGCCAAGGTGTATGTGTTTAAGTGGGTGTGATGGATGCAAAGGGAATGAGGAATTCAGCACTGCATTCTCTTTGCACCCTCAATGCATGATTGGTATTCTCAACAGCAAAGGGGTGAAAAATCTAGAGACAGAGGAGGCCTGGCAGGGGTGATAAAAATGGAGATTGAAATGAAGAGAAATAGCCAGCAGGTGATTCTTCTAAATCCTTTAGTGTGATGGTTTCCCAAGACAAACATTTGTCCTAATAGCTTTCTCATAAATATGGGCACCACTTTACATTGTGGTAAGACATTGCTTCTCATGGATCTGCTAggtatttatttcaaataaagcaAGGCATATGTTCACTGATTTATGAGTAAGCTGATGAGAGCAATGaacaggagaaggagggagagagccAAATGTCTGAGTAAACAGATATCCCTTCCAAGTCTCACACCTCCCTTAGTCCCACTCTTGCTTGTGTCAGCACCTTGTTCTTCACTGAACTGCAATTCTTCAATTATTCTCTTCCATGATTTTGTCTGATCTACCATTTCTATGGTTTATGGTAATAGTATTCCCTTTATCCCTCCCTTTTGGTAACTTCCAATCCTCCTTCTATGTATTCCTTTCTCTGCTCATTGACTTATAAATAGTTTTCATACCTCTTATGTTTGAATCACCATGCTAGATTCTGTGAAAACAGAAGAGTATCAAgattaatatattaatagtataGCTCCAACtggtaaatttcttttttttaatcttccccaatttaaattttttaatttaaaagtaaattttactgtcgaaaatgcaaacttggggagGGCGGAAACATCACACACAAGGTTTCCACTTCACACTTGGAGGGTTGCATGGCGGCTGGGCAAAggtgctccccacttcccagatggtgcGGCGGCTGGCCAGAGGCACTCTTCACTTCCCAGACagaggggcggccgggcagaggtgctcctcacttcccagagggTGCAGGAGCCAGCTCTGACTAGTAAATTTCTAAGGATACCAGAAAGGAaatggcatgcacacacacaaaaaatacctaaattttggaagagaaaatgataaaatatgctAAGTTCTAGGCTGGAAATAAGGGCAAAATGCTGTGAAAGAAGAGGAAATGTTTACTTCCAAATTAGGATGTGACAGAGAAGGGATAGGGAAATCCTCTCTGCTCATTGGGCCTTACGTGATGGGTGACACTTGGAGTGGCACAAGTTGGGGGAAAGCGCACTTGAGACAGAGGTAATGATGGGGACGAAGTGAGAACAGAGACCCAGAAGGAGAATCAATGGACCATATTTGTAAGAGCTTTGAAAGCCAGCCTGAGAATTGGAGGATTTATTCATAAGAAAGTGTAGAGACCCTGTGTATTTCAGAGCTGGATACTGCCATTACCACAGATGAAAGTTGCAATGATCTAGCAGTTGTGTGCAAAGGCAAGGCTTGCTTTTCCTGTCTTTCAACCCTATCTTGCTTTTCCTGTCTTTCAACCCTATCTTGCTTTCATTGTCTTCATCTTCCTGCCATACTTTGTGCACTTATTGCTCTCCTTCTGAGTCAGGACATGTGTACAGGAGACCAAGAACAATGAGTATTAGAAAAAAAGGAGACAGCAAAGGTGGTTTGAGGTAGTCACCTGCTTACAGATAACAGCCAAAGATAGAATTCCAAGTTATAAAGCATAAAAAAGAGCCAACAGAAGTAACTAATCTGGGAAAAGTGAACATATGGGCCCTTTAAAGACTACAAGATTTGCTAGATAAACTGGAAATGGAGAAGTTATTGCAGACAGTCATGAACCACAGATCACTGtgattaaaattttcttctgatcGTAATCCACGAATGCATTCATTTTTTGGACATTGCTTACttatcttttaaatgtttcttttattacAAAGCCTATTTTGAGTagcttttaaaactgaatttccTTTAATTGGTTTTAAGCCTAGAGatgaattttgttttcaaatatctgGTGGGATGGTAATGGGGATTAGAGAACTGACATGAGAAAAGAGGAGCTGTTTTGGTATTAAACGAATAAAATCTTAAGCAAATATAGGTgtcttttattcttaaaaaatagcAGATACAGTTTATCCACACttgtaaatatttgtataaagaaaGTAGCAGAACAGTTTTGGTTTAAAAAGTTCCAAGTCTCATTGCAATCATTCTTTGTAAAGGCTGACTTGTAATGAATATGTATTAagcaatatttattgactatATACCATCTTGTTCTGGAAGAGTTTAAAGCCACTTAAGAagataaataagatataaaaagaaaacagcagtcAAAAGCAGATGAgaagaaatgggaaaaacaaagaaaaaagaaaataatgaggcTAATATAATGCTGTGTGTACATGAACATGCATGTGCCTGTGTTACACATTTTCAGGCCACAAATGTTTCTTTGTGCCCCTGCATGCACAAGGGTATTTCCAGGTCATTTAtcattgtgaacagtgttgcttATGATAAAAAATAGATTCTATAAACtctaaatatactttttttctacCACTCTGTGTAAAAGATCATGAACGTAAATAAATTTTAGATATGAGCTGggttagtccatttgcattgctataaaggaatacctgaggctgggtaatttataaagaaaagaggtttattttggctcacagttctgcaggccatacaagcagcatggtgccagcatctgcttctggtgcagcctcaggaagcttccaatcatggtggaagatgaagaggGCACCACCATcctatcacatggtgagagagggatcAAGAGAGTGGGGGGGAGGTGTCACACTCTTTTAAGCAACCtgatctcacatgaactcattagcatgaggacagcaccaagccattcatgagggatccacccccatgaccaaaattcctcccactaggcccacctccaacattgggagtCATatatcaacatgaaatttggaagggacaaaaacatccaaaccacatcattaggtttctctctttgtctctctctctctctgtagctCCACTTTCAGTAAATAGCATCTCTACTCACCCTGTACCAAAGTCAAAACCGTAAGGTGCAAACTAAatgtctttcctcccttccctactGAATTTTGCCCAGCATAAAATTCTTATGGTTCCAGCCACTAAATGCACATATCTGATTCATTGCACGTTTCCATTCCCCGTGCAAAAGGTGTCATTCATACATTCATCATCACTTCCCTTAATCAGTGAAAAACGTTGTAACTGGCCCTTTGCCTCCAACCACAACCCTCCAATCCATCCTCCACACTAGATTGAGtatatccttttaaaatgaaaatgtgcatGCCATTTCCCAGCTTAAAAAACAGCAATGACCCTCCCAATCCCTCCACTATAAAAGGTGTTTTGAACTTCTATAAGTTTTGCCATCAGGTGTGTATTTCATATTGTTTTCTGGTATCCATACCTAAATTCCTTCTGAAGGACTATCTTCCTTTACATAAGGAAGCTCATAGCTAAGTCTATGAGCTTCTCAGTGGAACTGACACTTCCAGTATGTAAATCTCTAGCCTAACTCATCAGAGTATAGCATCCCACTCACCAAAATAATTGATTCAGGTGACTCTATGAGAGTCAATGAAACTTTGCTGGGACATCTATAGAAGAGAATCTCCTTCTTTTCTGTTGGACTTAAGCCTGTGAACCTCCACCAGCCACATTACCACCCCAGAGCATAATACCATGCAAGAATAGACCCATGCACAGATGaagcagagagacaaagagagaaaatgggTCTTGGAGTCATCATTTGAACCCCGATCTAGACATATCTATAGCCAGCTGTTCCCTTGGACTTTTCAATTATGGAAACTGTTAAATGCTGTTTTTACTTAAGCCCTTTGATTATTTGATCACTTGGAAAAGATGTTATCCTACCTAATACTCATAAAAGCATCGTTTAGCATGGTGCATTGAGCCCTTGAGGATGTAGCTTCTGCAAACTTTTACAGTCACATCTTCAAAAGTCACCCACGTGTAACTATTATCCAAGAATATGCAGATAACTGCAATTCTAGGGTACTTTGCCCTAGGGTGCCTCACCTTTTCAGGTTCAGCTCAAAAgttactttcttttctctaatCTTTCCCTTCCCCTGTGCCTAAGGAGAATTACAGATGACCACGTGTGTGTTCCTTGCCATCTGGGAACCAGTGCATAGTCATGGTAGCAATAGCAAACACTTACTGGGCACTTTTTGAGTGGTTTACATGTATCAGCTCACTTGGTCCTTGCTACGGTCTGCATGTTTGTGTAGCCTCAAaagtcatatgttgaaacctaatcaccagtgGGATGGTGTTagaaagtggggcctttgggaagtaattaagtCATGAAAGACCTACCCTCATAAATGGGACTTGTGCccttattttttataaaaggCCCCAAAGACCTCCTTTCAACAcatgaagacacagtgagaagatggccatctatgaaTGGGAAAGCAGGCCCTCGCCAGGcatcaaatctgctggcaccttgatcttactttccagcctccaaaactgtaaaataaatttctgttgttcataatCTAtgcagtttttggtattttattatagtggCTCAAATGGATTAAGACAGTCCTCACAACAATTAttcacctcattttacagacggataaactgagaggcagagaggttATGAAATATGTGAAGCAAATAGTAAGTGGCACAGTAGCCCTAGGCAGTGAAGCGCCAAAGCCCACTCTCTTAACCACCGTGCTGGCACATTGctcatatattttttacatttgtctATCTGATGGAGAGTTTGTTTGCCCTGTTGATTTTTATATCCCAGGACTCTACATGATGACTGctatagtatgtgctcaataaaatTATGATGAATTAATTAGTGACAAGTTCTTTTCAGTCACAATCTACACGTGTGGTCAGAGTCAAATGGGGGAGATGTCACAACAGGAAAATCCTACAATCATCTTGTACATTAATCAATATTATTTAGATTATAACTGCCAGGCTCCAATTCAACATGGTTCAAGTAAAAGGAAACTcactgaaataacaaaaatcccaGAGCCAGACCTGGGTACCCAAACAATGTCACCAGGGTCTTATCTCTCTCCCTCCTACAGAGCAGCTCCCCACATTGCTGGCTTCACTTTCAGGAAGGGTATTGCCTTTATTTATTGCAAAGATGGCCACCAGCAACTCAGGTTTGCACTTTGCAGTCCaagcagggggaaaaaaattatctttctcaaTAATTCCAATGAAATACCTGGAAATGACAGCCTTTTGATTCTGAATGGTTCTCCTTGAATCATGAGCCTATCCCTCAACCAACAATTGGCCAAGGAAATGTGATGTTGCCATTGACCAGGCTTACATCACAACCCAGCGCTAGAGCTCAAAGAAAAATCCATCTCATCTAAATCACATGGACAGAGGtggtaggaggaggaagaaattatttcccaaaggaaaatgaagattccaggtcaagaaaaagagagattaatTAATTGGCAGACAAAATTAACTAGAGATTTCCTAAGCTGTTTTCatataaaatcaaaac
This DNA window, taken from Pan troglodytes isolate AG18354 chromosome 3, NHGRI_mPanTro3-v2.0_pri, whole genome shotgun sequence, encodes the following:
- the C1QTNF7 gene encoding complement C1q tumor necrosis factor-related protein 7 isoform X2; its protein translation is MFVLLYVTSFAICASGQPRGNQLKGENYSPRYICSIPGLPGPPGPPGANGSPGPHGRIGLPGRDGRDGRKGEKGEKGTAGLRGKTGPLGLAGEKGDQGETGKKGPIGPEGEKGEVGPIGPPGPKGDRGEQGDPGLPGVCRCGSIVLKSAFSVGITTSYPEERLPIIFNKVLFNEGEHYNPATGKFICAFPGIYYFSYDITLANKHLAIGLVHNGQYRIKTFDANTGNHDVASGSTVIYLQPEDEVWLEIFFTDQNGLFSDPGWADSLFSGFLLYVDTDYLDSISEDDEL
- the C1QTNF7 gene encoding complement C1q tumor necrosis factor-related protein 7 isoform X1; translation: MSRQEPKMFVLLYVTSFAICASGQPRGNQLKGENYSPRYICSIPGLPGPPGPPGANGSPGPHGRIGLPGRDGRDGRKGEKGEKGTAGLRGKTGPLGLAGEKGDQGETGKKGPIGPEGEKGEVGPIGPPGPKGDRGEQGDPGLPGVCRCGSIVLKSAFSVGITTSYPEERLPIIFNKVLFNEGEHYNPATGKFICAFPGIYYFSYDITLANKHLAIGLVHNGQYRIKTFDANTGNHDVASGSTVIYLQPEDEVWLEIFFTDQNGLFSDPGWADSLFSGFLLYVDTDYLDSISEDDEL